Proteins encoded in a region of the Brassica oleracea var. oleracea cultivar TO1000 unplaced genomic scaffold, BOL UnpScaffold00679, whole genome shotgun sequence genome:
- the LOC106319888 gene encoding uncharacterized protein LOC106319888: MVNGERYYVSYEGISAICSMCGMFGHLVNSCPRNVTERALGTVPSPVTMTHVGSESTGMDTEFTQVRQARRKLEQQRSIGGLMRSNEERSVGGRKTREVRKEGVLEEIRVSNRFGGLEEEGETDELAEVGVREEGNKENENTVNLSLGGSSKVHGKAMTFVANEKKEKHASVRLGPKEKKTSNMRSPHFQMPKSKPVGPTRGLVYGPTKEEIDMSVSGKRLRVEKETVSRPGGAFAGVRDVEGKERNPDHAGVLYRNPVWSKWERFRRSGGLWLLWRSEVGELEIVKSSDQFIHARVGSGTEVINLIVVYAAPTPSRRSGLWTALGEVIHNVDGPVFVGGDFNTIVRLDERSGGNGRLS, translated from the exons ATGGTAAATGGTGAGAGGTACTACGTCTCATATGAAGGAATCTCTGCTATTTGCTCAATGTGTGGTATGTTTGGACATCTAGTTAACTCATGTCCAAGGAATGTTACGGAGCGAGCTCTTGGCACGGTGCCTAGCCCAGTGACCATGACTCATGTGGGGTCTGAATCCACAGGAATGGATACGGAGTTTACCCAAGTGAGACAGGCGAGGAGGAAGCTTGAGCAACAAAGAAGCATAGGAGGATTAATGCGAAGTAATGAGGAGAGAAGTGTGGGGGGAAGGAAAACACGGGAAGTACGTAAGGAGGGAGTGCTGGAGGAAATTAGAGTGTCAAATCGGTTTGGAGGTTTGGAGGAAGAAGGGGAGACAGATGAGCTAGCGGAGGTTGGTGTGAGAGAGGAAgggaataaagaaaatgaaaataccgTGAACCTAAGCTTGGGAGGTTCTAGTAAGGTGCATGGGAAGGCTATGACGTTTGTAGCAaatgagaagaaagagaaacatGCTTCAGTCCGATTGGGACctaaagaaaagaagacaagTAATATGAGAAGCCCACATTTCCAAATGCCCAAATCAAAACCAGTTGGGCCTACACGCGGACTGGTATATGGTCCAACTAAAGAAGAGATCGACATGTCTGTTAGTGGAAAGAGGCTGAGAGTCGAGAAGGAGACCGTCAGCCGACCGGGTGGTGCCTTCGCCGGAGTCAGGGACGTAGAAGGGAAGGAGAGGAATCCTGACCATGCTGGGGTGTTATATCGGAACCCCGTGTGGAGCAAGTGGGAGAGGTTTCGACGG AGCGGAGGTCTGTGGCTATTATGGAGATCAGAAGTAGGAGAGCTAGAGATTGTCAAATCTTCTGATCAGTTTATTCATGCTCGTGTAGGAAGTGGGACAGAGGTTATCAACTTGATTGTCGTGTATGCTGCCCCTACGCCGAGTCGTCGAAGTGGTTTATGGACTGCTTTGGGAGAGGTGATTCACAATGTTGATGGGCCGGTGTTTGTCGGTGGTGACTTTAATACTATTGTGAGATTGGATGAGAGAAGCGGTGGGAATGGGAGACTATCCTAA